One genomic segment of Alkalimarinus alittae includes these proteins:
- a CDS encoding twin transmembrane helix small protein → MLKILIVVLLFAIIISLFSGLVFLVKDDGKSTRTVNALTVRVTLSVLLLALLVYAVLSGQLPINPSPIR, encoded by the coding sequence ATGCTTAAGATCCTTATTGTGGTACTGTTATTTGCGATTATCATCAGCCTCTTCAGTGGGCTTGTCTTTCTTGTAAAAGATGACGGAAAGTCCACTCGAACCGTTAATGCGCTAACCGTTCGGGTGACACTATCCGTATTACTATTGGCATTGCTGGTTTATGCGGTCTTGAGCGGGCAACTTCCTATAAACCCGTCACCCATCAGGTAA
- a CDS encoding cytochrome c oxidase subunit 3 yields MTTPQSYYVPAQSKWPIIATIGLALTLFGAGSIMNDSSAGRDTGGSWLIFLAGSIVMAYMLFGWFGNVVQESRSGMYSHQMDRSFRWGMSWFIFSEVMFFAAFFGALFYARVFAVPWLGGEGERGSSAMLWPGFEAVWPLLQTPNPELFPSAKATIDPWHLPLINTLLLVSSSVTITIAHKALKKNNRTQLKLWLAATILLGAIFLFFQIEEYIEAYTTLDLTLRSGIYGSTFFMLTGFHGAHVTLGTLMLFIMFVRILKGHFDNENHFGFEAASWYWHFVDVVWLGLFIFVYVI; encoded by the coding sequence ATGACCACACCACAGTCATACTATGTGCCCGCACAAAGTAAGTGGCCCATCATTGCGACCATCGGTTTGGCTCTCACCTTATTTGGTGCAGGGTCAATAATGAACGACAGTTCAGCAGGCCGAGATACCGGCGGCTCTTGGTTAATATTTCTAGCAGGGTCTATTGTGATGGCCTATATGCTGTTTGGTTGGTTTGGCAATGTGGTGCAAGAAAGCCGCAGTGGTATGTATAGTCATCAAATGGATCGCTCGTTCCGTTGGGGGATGAGCTGGTTTATTTTTTCTGAAGTGATGTTCTTTGCCGCGTTTTTTGGTGCATTGTTCTATGCGCGGGTATTTGCCGTGCCGTGGTTAGGGGGTGAAGGCGAAAGGGGATCATCAGCGATGTTATGGCCAGGCTTCGAAGCGGTGTGGCCGTTATTGCAAACTCCGAACCCTGAACTTTTCCCCAGTGCTAAAGCGACGATTGATCCTTGGCATCTGCCTTTAATAAACACGCTGTTGCTAGTGAGCTCAAGTGTCACCATTACCATCGCTCATAAAGCCTTAAAAAAGAACAACCGAACACAGCTTAAACTATGGTTAGCTGCGACCATATTGTTGGGTGCGATCTTTTTATTCTTTCAAATTGAAGAGTATATCGAAGCCTATACCACACTCGATCTGACGCTACGATCGGGTATTTATGGTTCGACGTTCTTTATGTTAACAGGGTTTCATGGGGCGCACGTGACATTGGGAACGCTGATGTTATTCATTATGTTCGTGCGCATTCTAAAAGGGCACTTTGATAATGAAAACCACTTTGGTTTTGAGGCGGCTAGCTGGTATTGGCACTTTGTTGATGTGGTGTGGTTAGGGCTGTTTATTTTTGTTTATGTTATCTAG
- a CDS encoding cytochrome c oxidase assembly protein gives MSGQSASKNKRTVLIALVVVVGMFGFGFALVPLYNVFCELTGINGKTGPKYVLQSGELDTDLTRLVKVQFVTQNNEAMPWHFKPEISQVEVHPGEMMQVDFIARNPTSRDMVAQAVPSLSPNEGTDFFHKVECFCFTQQTLKAGEEARMPLRFVVDKDLPEYLTKLTLSYTLFDQPEAQIVTESDKAG, from the coding sequence ATGAGCGGTCAATCAGCGTCTAAAAATAAACGAACAGTGCTGATAGCGCTGGTCGTTGTTGTGGGGATGTTTGGTTTTGGTTTTGCCCTCGTGCCTTTGTATAACGTGTTTTGTGAATTAACCGGCATTAATGGCAAAACGGGGCCTAAGTATGTACTGCAGTCCGGTGAGTTGGACACAGACTTAACCAGGTTGGTTAAGGTGCAGTTTGTGACTCAAAACAATGAGGCGATGCCCTGGCACTTTAAGCCAGAGATCAGTCAGGTGGAGGTTCACCCCGGCGAGATGATGCAGGTGGACTTTATTGCGCGTAACCCGACTTCTCGCGATATGGTAGCTCAGGCTGTACCGAGTTTATCACCCAATGAAGGGACGGACTTCTTTCATAAAGTCGAGTGTTTTTGTTTTACACAACAAACGCTAAAAGCGGGCGAAGAGGCCCGTATGCCCTTGAGGTTTGTAGTAGATAAAGATCTTCCTGAATACCTGACCAAACTGACACTTTCTTATACTTTGTTTGATCAGCCTGAAGCCCAGATAGTTACAGAGTCAGATAAGGCTGGTTAG
- the ctaD gene encoding cytochrome c oxidase subunit I: MSAVVETELKEENHHGPATGIGRWLFTTNHKDIGSMYLWFSFAMFMVGGCLALTIRAELFQPGLQIVDPGFFNQLTTMHGLIMVFGAVMPAFVGLANWLIPMMIGAPDMALPRMNNWSFWILPFAFTMLLSTFFMDGGAPNFGWTFYAPLSTTFAPPSVTFFIFGVHMMGVSSIMGAINVIATILNMRAPGMTYMKMPMFVWTWLITAFLLIAVMPVLAGVVTMMLMDIHFGTSFFNAAGGGDPVLFQHVFWFFGHPEVYIMILPAFGVVSQIIPTFSRKRLFGYHSMVWATCAIALLSFLVWAHHMFTVGIPLFGELFFMYATMLIAVPTGVKVFNWVATMFKGSITFETPMLFSIAFVILFSIGGFSGLMLAIAPADFQYHDTYFVVAHFHYVLVPGAIFGIFAAVYYWLPKWCGNMYSETLGKTHFWLSFVGMNLAFFPMHFLGLAGMPRRIPDYALQFADFNLISSLGAFLFGFTQLLFLFIVIHTIRSGKKATDEVWEGVEGLEWTIPSPAPYHTFTTPPEVK; the protein is encoded by the coding sequence ATGAGTGCTGTCGTTGAAACCGAGTTGAAAGAAGAGAATCATCACGGCCCTGCAACTGGGATTGGCCGTTGGTTGTTTACCACTAACCATAAAGATATTGGCTCGATGTATCTTTGGTTTAGCTTTGCCATGTTTATGGTAGGCGGTTGTTTAGCGCTGACTATTCGCGCTGAGTTGTTTCAACCTGGTCTGCAAATTGTAGACCCTGGTTTTTTCAACCAGTTGACCACTATGCATGGTCTAATTATGGTGTTTGGGGCGGTAATGCCCGCCTTTGTGGGGCTCGCTAACTGGTTAATCCCCATGATGATAGGCGCGCCTGACATGGCGCTGCCTAGAATGAACAACTGGAGTTTTTGGATACTGCCTTTCGCCTTCACTATGTTGCTCTCTACTTTTTTTATGGACGGGGGCGCACCTAATTTTGGTTGGACATTTTATGCACCTCTCTCGACGACTTTTGCGCCGCCGAGTGTGACGTTCTTTATCTTCGGTGTGCATATGATGGGGGTTTCGTCGATCATGGGGGCGATCAACGTGATCGCGACTATTTTGAACATGCGTGCACCAGGCATGACCTATATGAAAATGCCCATGTTTGTCTGGACTTGGCTGATAACGGCATTCTTATTGATTGCGGTCATGCCGGTATTAGCAGGCGTGGTCACCATGATGTTAATGGACATTCACTTTGGCACTAGCTTTTTTAATGCCGCGGGGGGGGGCGATCCTGTCTTGTTTCAGCATGTGTTTTGGTTTTTTGGTCATCCAGAAGTTTATATTATGATCCTGCCAGCCTTTGGTGTGGTTTCTCAGATCATACCGACCTTTAGCCGTAAAAGATTATTTGGTTATCACTCAATGGTCTGGGCGACCTGTGCGATTGCCCTGCTTTCATTCTTAGTGTGGGCTCACCATATGTTCACCGTGGGTATTCCTTTATTCGGTGAGTTGTTCTTTATGTATGCCACGATGCTAATCGCCGTGCCAACGGGGGTTAAAGTGTTTAACTGGGTGGCGACGATGTTTAAGGGGTCGATTACGTTTGAAACACCGATGCTCTTCTCTATCGCATTTGTAATTTTGTTTTCAATTGGGGGATTTTCTGGGCTCATGTTAGCGATAGCCCCGGCTGACTTTCAATACCATGATACATATTTTGTTGTAGCGCACTTTCATTATGTATTAGTACCCGGCGCGATCTTCGGTATTTTTGCTGCGGTGTATTACTGGTTGCCGAAGTGGTGTGGCAACATGTATAGCGAAACATTAGGTAAAACGCATTTTTGGTTATCGTTTGTGGGGATGAACTTAGCGTTCTTCCCTATGCACTTCTTAGGATTGGCGGGGATGCCTCGCCGAATTCCGGATTACGCATTGCAATTTGCAGACTTCAATTTGATCTCATCGCTGGGTGCGTTCTTGTTTGGCTTCACTCAACTGTTATTCCTATTTATTGTCATTCACACCATACGCAGTGGTAAGAAAGCAACGGACGAAGTTTGGGAGGGTGTAGAAGGACTTGAATGGACGATTCCATCACCTGCACCTTATCACACATTTACAACGCCTCCTGAGGTTAAATAA
- the coxB gene encoding cytochrome c oxidase subunit II → MLPLRLAGFHSKKFLRLCVQWFTSAFLLALASTSQAEYEVNMTPGVTDISQSVFSLHMVIFWICVVIGIAVFGVMFWSMFKYRKSQGAKPAQFHESTTVEIIWTLIPIIILVAMAVPATSTLKEMYDTTESDIDIKITGYQWKWQYDYINDDVSFFSNLSTPQDQISNETTKGENYLLEVDEPLVIPINKKIRFLVTANDVIHSWWVPAFAVKKDAIPGFINEAWTKVNEPGIYRGQCAELCGNNHGFMPIVVKAVEEPEYLAWLAEKQAKAKAEALQASQVWSMDDLMAKGEAVYNTNCAACHQQNGMGIPPAFPALKGSPVAIGPSEDHINIVVKGKPGTAMQAFAAQLSDVDLAAVITYERNAWGNNTGDSVSPQDIAKAKGN, encoded by the coding sequence ATGCTACCGCTTAGATTGGCCGGGTTTCATTCCAAAAAGTTTTTAAGGTTATGCGTTCAGTGGTTTACTTCTGCCTTTTTACTCGCATTAGCTTCTACTTCTCAGGCTGAATATGAAGTTAATATGACGCCGGGTGTCACCGACATCAGCCAGTCAGTCTTCAGCCTTCACATGGTCATCTTTTGGATCTGCGTCGTGATCGGCATTGCGGTATTTGGCGTGATGTTTTGGTCGATGTTCAAATATCGTAAAAGCCAAGGGGCTAAGCCGGCTCAGTTTCATGAGAGCACTACCGTTGAAATTATCTGGACGTTGATCCCTATCATTATCCTGGTTGCTATGGCGGTACCTGCAACGTCGACGTTAAAAGAAATGTATGACACTACTGAGTCAGACATTGATATTAAAATCACGGGTTATCAGTGGAAATGGCAATATGACTACATCAATGACGATGTTAGCTTCTTCAGTAATTTAAGTACGCCTCAAGATCAAATTAGTAACGAGACGACTAAAGGCGAAAATTATCTATTAGAAGTCGATGAGCCTTTAGTTATCCCTATAAATAAGAAAATAAGATTCTTGGTGACGGCGAATGACGTGATTCACTCATGGTGGGTGCCGGCTTTTGCGGTTAAGAAAGATGCGATTCCCGGATTTATCAATGAAGCTTGGACCAAGGTTAATGAGCCCGGCATATACCGCGGGCAATGTGCTGAGTTGTGTGGAAATAATCATGGCTTTATGCCGATTGTGGTAAAAGCCGTCGAAGAACCAGAGTATTTAGCTTGGCTTGCAGAGAAACAAGCAAAAGCAAAAGCCGAGGCGTTGCAAGCATCTCAAGTGTGGTCGATGGACGATTTGATGGCCAAAGGTGAAGCCGTATACAACACTAATTGTGCGGCTTGTCACCAACAGAACGGTATGGGTATACCACCTGCCTTCCCTGCATTAAAAGGCAGCCCTGTGGCGATTGGTCCTAGTGAAGACCACATCAATATTGTTGTGAAAGGCAAGCCCGGCACGGCCATGCAAGCATTTGCTGCTCAATTGAGTGATGTCGACCTTGCGGCTGTCATTACCTACGAACGAAATGCATGGGGCAATAACACGGGCGACTCTGTGTCACCACAAGACATTGCTAAAGCGAAGGGAAACTAA
- a CDS encoding MATE family efflux transporter has translation MRSINDLNQGESVADSALNKRIWAIAWPLIIANITVPLLGLVDAAVLGHLDSPVYLGAVAIGANIFSFIFWGFGFLRMGTTGLVAQAYGAQQTGNKRPLLQLVLSQALTLAVTIGVLLIITQALIFQFALYLIDGSEEVTELARRYCEIRIYSAPATLVHYVLIGWLIGTQNSRGPLIILIVANGINIVLDYWFVMGLGWKSEGVAWATLIAEYSSAAIGIVIITRSQWLKKWQITLRDLFNLQRFSHLLQVNRHLFVRTITLLFTFAFFTSQGAQQSDLILAVNAVLLTFLLLISNGLDGIANAAEALVGEAVGQKNSRYFKQIIRVSAIWSFLTAAFFSLIFWLFGANIIHLLSNIPEVVASAQQYLIWIVLLPIIAMPSYLFDGVFIGATRSRDMQNTMLMATLLVFLPIWWLTQGWGNHGLWFALTLFLLFRGGALAVLYLRSMKKSTVQDVHEQGFFK, from the coding sequence ATGCGATCTATAAATGACTTAAATCAAGGCGAGTCTGTTGCAGATAGTGCCTTAAACAAGCGAATATGGGCTATCGCATGGCCTTTGATCATCGCTAACATAACTGTTCCCTTACTAGGCTTAGTGGATGCTGCGGTACTTGGTCATCTCGACTCGCCTGTCTATCTGGGCGCGGTGGCTATTGGCGCTAATATTTTTTCATTTATCTTTTGGGGGTTTGGTTTTTTAAGAATGGGCACTACGGGGCTCGTTGCTCAAGCCTATGGTGCTCAACAGACTGGAAACAAACGCCCTTTATTACAACTGGTTTTATCTCAGGCACTAACACTTGCTGTCACAATAGGCGTTCTGCTCATTATCACTCAAGCGTTAATCTTTCAATTTGCTTTATATTTGATTGATGGTAGCGAAGAGGTCACTGAATTGGCTAGACGTTACTGTGAAATTCGTATCTATAGTGCCCCCGCAACGCTCGTACACTATGTACTGATCGGTTGGCTCATTGGCACTCAAAATAGTCGCGGCCCGTTAATTATTCTAATTGTGGCTAACGGTATTAATATCGTGCTGGATTACTGGTTTGTCATGGGGCTTGGCTGGAAAAGTGAAGGGGTTGCATGGGCTACGCTCATTGCAGAATACAGCTCTGCGGCTATTGGTATTGTCATCATCACCCGAAGTCAGTGGCTAAAAAAATGGCAGATCACTCTGCGAGATCTATTCAACCTTCAGCGCTTTAGTCATTTGCTACAAGTCAACAGACATCTATTTGTTCGCACCATCACCTTATTATTTACCTTTGCCTTCTTTACTTCTCAAGGGGCGCAGCAGAGTGACCTTATTTTAGCGGTTAACGCGGTTTTGCTAACATTTCTTCTACTGATATCTAATGGGCTAGATGGCATTGCCAACGCAGCAGAAGCACTTGTAGGCGAGGCCGTTGGCCAAAAGAACTCTCGCTATTTTAAGCAAATTATTAGGGTATCTGCCATTTGGTCATTTCTGACGGCAGCGTTCTTCTCACTCATATTTTGGCTATTTGGTGCTAACATCATTCACCTTTTATCCAATATTCCTGAAGTTGTCGCCTCAGCTCAGCAATATTTAATTTGGATAGTGCTATTGCCGATTATTGCAATGCCGAGCTACTTATTTGATGGCGTTTTTATTGGTGCGACCCGGTCACGAGACATGCAAAACACCATGTTGATGGCGACTTTACTGGTTTTTTTACCGATATGGTGGCTAACCCAAGGTTGGGGGAATCACGGACTTTGGTTCGCGCTAACGCTATTCTTACTCTTTAGAGGTGGGGCATTGGCGGTTCTCTACCTACGCTCGATGAAAAAATCGACGGTTCAAGACGTTCATGAACAAGGTTTTTTTAAATAG
- a CDS encoding YheV family putative zinc ribbon protein — protein sequence MKQHRRFIAGAVCPKCAEMDRLITYSSEDGSYRECVSCGYTDKQMDEEETRESDVLETRVNLLTPMEVDEDVVALKIIDPSARPDDSDKK from the coding sequence ATGAAACAACATCGCCGTTTTATTGCAGGGGCTGTATGCCCCAAATGCGCCGAGATGGATCGCTTGATTACATATAGTAGTGAAGACGGTAGTTATCGGGAATGCGTCAGCTGTGGTTACACTGATAAGCAGATGGATGAAGAAGAAACACGTGAGTCAGATGTATTAGAGACTCGTGTTAACCTTCTGACCCCTATGGAGGTCGATGAAGATGTCGTCGCTCTCAAGATTATCGATCCAAGCGCACGCCCTGATGATAGCGATAAAAAGTAG
- the prlC gene encoding oligopeptidase A, which produces MTNPLLQASALPFFDLIKTEHVEPAIDQILQDNRQTIEQLTALDNISWDTLARPMEELENRLNDAWSAVSHLNAVVNDEALRDAYNNCLAKLTAYSTEVGQNKALCEAYKTIAKSDEFKTLDQQSRKSVENILRAFHLSGVDLDDDKKARYSELSNRLSELTSKFAENVLDATQGWFRHITDEKDLSGLPESAIAGARQAAEQKELDGFVITLDFPSYFPVMTYCDNRELRQEVYEAFLTRASDQGPNAGKWDNGPLIKEIMSLRYEQANILGFDSYADRSLAKKMASSTTEVLDFLNELAEKSKPVAENEVAELQAFAQAHGADQLKGGALQSWDLAYFGEKLRQNRYAISQEELRPYFPAHKVIEGMFGCVKRLFNIDIEVSDVASLWHPDVTYYVIKRDGAEIASFYLDLYARSNKRGGAWMADCRVRRKDANNKTIKPVAFLTCNFTPPVGDKPALLTHDEVTTLFHEFGHGLHHMLTKMDVYEVSGINGVAWDAVELPSQFLENWCWQPEALALISSHHETGEPLPKTLLDKMLAAKNFQAGMQMMRQLEFSLFDFRLHAEYSDSNPVDVADVLQDVRDKVAVLKPPAFTRFQNSFSHIFAGGYAAGYYSYKWAEVLAADAFSKFEEKGVFDQKTGQGFLQAILEQGGSREPMELFVEFRGREPSVEPLLHQTGII; this is translated from the coding sequence ATGACAAACCCTTTACTGCAAGCATCAGCCCTTCCATTTTTTGATTTAATCAAGACCGAGCATGTTGAACCAGCGATAGATCAAATTCTACAAGATAACCGTCAAACGATTGAACAGTTAACGGCACTTGACAATATCAGCTGGGACACACTTGCTCGCCCTATGGAAGAACTAGAAAACAGACTGAATGATGCATGGTCAGCTGTTAGCCATTTAAATGCTGTGGTTAATGATGAAGCGCTCCGCGACGCTTATAACAACTGTCTAGCAAAATTGACGGCGTATTCAACGGAAGTTGGCCAGAACAAAGCACTGTGCGAGGCTTATAAAACGATTGCGAAGAGCGACGAATTTAAAACGTTGGATCAGCAAAGCCGAAAGTCAGTTGAGAATATATTAAGGGCATTCCATTTATCGGGTGTTGATTTAGATGATGATAAAAAAGCACGTTACTCTGAGTTATCCAATCGCCTTTCAGAGTTAACTAGCAAATTCGCTGAAAATGTACTGGATGCGACTCAAGGCTGGTTCCGACATATTACCGATGAAAAAGACCTTTCAGGGTTGCCAGAAAGTGCAATTGCGGGTGCTCGACAGGCGGCAGAGCAAAAAGAACTGGACGGATTTGTTATCACGTTGGATTTCCCGAGTTACTTTCCTGTGATGACCTATTGCGACAATCGCGAATTGAGACAAGAGGTATATGAAGCGTTTTTAACGCGGGCATCCGATCAGGGGCCGAACGCTGGCAAATGGGATAATGGTCCGTTAATTAAAGAAATTATGTCATTACGGTATGAGCAAGCCAACATTTTAGGGTTTGATAGTTATGCTGATCGTTCGCTCGCTAAAAAGATGGCATCTAGTACGACTGAAGTACTCGATTTTCTAAACGAATTGGCTGAAAAATCAAAGCCTGTTGCAGAGAACGAAGTCGCAGAACTGCAAGCGTTTGCACAAGCGCATGGTGCCGATCAACTAAAAGGCGGTGCCTTGCAGTCGTGGGATCTAGCGTACTTCGGCGAGAAACTAAGACAAAATCGTTATGCGATATCACAAGAAGAGCTACGTCCTTACTTCCCTGCGCATAAAGTGATTGAAGGGATGTTTGGTTGCGTTAAGCGATTATTTAATATTGATATTGAAGTAAGTGATGTGGCTTCTTTGTGGCACCCAGACGTGACCTATTATGTCATTAAGCGTGACGGTGCTGAGATTGCTTCGTTTTATCTCGATCTCTATGCTCGTTCGAATAAACGTGGTGGCGCATGGATGGCAGATTGCCGTGTTAGGCGAAAAGACGCCAATAATAAAACGATTAAACCTGTTGCGTTTTTAACCTGTAACTTTACGCCGCCAGTCGGTGATAAGCCTGCGCTATTAACTCATGATGAAGTGACAACTCTATTTCATGAGTTTGGCCACGGTCTGCATCATATGCTGACTAAAATGGATGTTTACGAAGTCTCTGGCATTAACGGTGTTGCCTGGGATGCCGTAGAACTCCCTAGCCAGTTCCTTGAAAACTGGTGCTGGCAGCCTGAAGCGTTAGCGCTTATCTCTAGCCATCATGAAACAGGTGAGCCGTTGCCAAAGACGCTGTTAGATAAAATGTTAGCGGCCAAAAACTTTCAGGCGGGCATGCAGATGATGCGCCAGCTTGAGTTTTCACTATTTGATTTCCGCTTGCATGCTGAATACAGTGATAGCAACCCTGTTGATGTTGCAGATGTGCTTCAAGACGTAAGAGATAAAGTCGCTGTATTGAAGCCTCCAGCGTTTACGCGGTTTCAGAACTCATTCTCACATATCTTTGCAGGTGGCTATGCCGCAGGTTATTACAGCTATAAGTGGGCAGAAGTACTGGCAGCCGATGCGTTTTCTAAATTTGAAGAGAAGGGTGTTTTTGATCAGAAAACGGGCCAAGGGTTTTTACAGGCAATACTTGAGCAAGGTGGTTCAAGAGAACCAATGGAACTTTTTGTTGAGTTTCGAGGACGAGAGCCGAGTGTAGAGCCGTTATTACACCAAACAGGCATAATTTAG
- a CDS encoding gamma carbonic anhydrase family protein: MAAIRSYQGITPQLGANVFIDPSAVVLGDVVLGDDCSVWPMTTIRADMHRIRIGDRCSIQDGSVLHITHAGPYNPDGFPLVIGNDVTIGHKALLHGCTLQDRILIGMGAIVMDGAVIESEVILAAGSIVPPGKVLKSGYLYRGSPAREARALTDEEISYFTYTAGNYVKLKDKHIAEGYE, encoded by the coding sequence ATGGCCGCAATACGATCTTATCAGGGAATCACGCCACAGCTTGGAGCCAATGTCTTTATTGACCCTAGCGCCGTTGTGTTAGGTGACGTAGTTTTAGGTGATGACTGCTCAGTCTGGCCCATGACCACCATTCGCGCCGATATGCATCGCATCCGTATTGGTGATCGATGCAGCATTCAAGATGGCTCGGTGCTGCACATTACCCACGCAGGTCCTTATAACCCTGATGGCTTCCCTCTGGTTATTGGCAATGATGTCACCATCGGCCACAAAGCACTGCTGCATGGCTGCACGCTGCAAGACCGTATTTTGATCGGCATGGGCGCGATTGTGATGGATGGGGCGGTAATTGAGTCAGAGGTTATTCTGGCTGCGGGGAGTATTGTGCCGCCAGGAAAGGTACTTAAGAGTGGGTATTTATATCGGGGCTCTCCCGCCAGAGAGGCTCGGGCGTTGACTGACGAGGAGATTAGTTACTTTACCTATACAGCGGGGAATTATGTGAAGCTTAAGGATAAGCATATTGCAGAGGGTTATGAGTAA
- a CDS encoding PA4642 family protein — MSGPSQPKTVDEDWSDERVKAFLALQPLDDTHPDYHVMIKAYHYMVAFDFERFITFFVAEGRDINATDENGKTILDLISMHGSSTAYAEILEKAGAKKSS, encoded by the coding sequence ATGAGCGGTCCAAGTCAGCCAAAAACAGTAGATGAAGATTGGAGCGATGAGCGTGTTAAGGCATTTCTTGCGTTGCAGCCATTGGATGACACACACCCAGATTACCATGTGATGATAAAAGCCTATCATTATATGGTCGCTTTTGATTTTGAACGCTTTATCACGTTTTTTGTCGCAGAAGGGCGTGACATCAATGCCACCGACGAAAATGGAAAAACCATATTGGATTTAATATCCATGCATGGCAGTTCTACTGCATACGCAGAGATACTTGAAAAAGCAGGTGCAAAGAAGTCTTCTTAA
- a CDS encoding flagellar motor protein MotB — protein sequence MQALANKRRKKSASGTGWIVTFADLMTLLLTFFILLLSFSSMDTEKYKAIAQSMAVSFGVSWIQGDKTGGQLTLIESDLVPPPTADKDEVVDSVTPPTPDPSSITDEPIKETPAPVVINTGPETLAEELVQQLEKEIASNGLDVSFDSEKVIVRFSSEASFTSGSDELKAGMVPIINKIVTALARCEGDIIVSGYTDNEPITSGRFRSNWDLSAARAVSVVHQLVLEQKIDANRVMAAGHAETNPLVSNDTPENRSKNRRVEIKIHNPECSEGTFNF from the coding sequence ATGCAAGCGCTAGCCAATAAACGACGTAAAAAGTCTGCTTCTGGTACTGGATGGATCGTGACGTTTGCAGATTTAATGACGTTGCTGCTGACTTTTTTTATTCTTTTACTTTCATTTTCTTCAATGGATACCGAAAAGTATAAAGCGATAGCGCAGTCGATGGCTGTATCGTTTGGTGTTAGCTGGATACAGGGAGATAAAACCGGTGGACAGCTTACCTTAATTGAAAGCGATTTGGTGCCCCCGCCTACTGCAGATAAAGACGAGGTTGTTGATTCTGTAACACCGCCAACCCCTGATCCGTCAAGCATAACTGATGAGCCTATAAAAGAAACACCGGCCCCAGTCGTCATCAATACAGGACCTGAAACGTTGGCTGAAGAACTGGTTCAACAGTTAGAAAAAGAGATTGCTTCAAACGGGCTTGACGTTAGTTTTGATAGTGAAAAAGTTATTGTCCGGTTTTCATCAGAAGCCTCTTTTACCTCGGGTAGTGATGAACTAAAAGCCGGCATGGTGCCGATTATTAATAAGATAGTCACCGCGTTAGCCCGTTGCGAAGGCGATATAATCGTATCGGGATATACCGATAATGAACCAATTACCAGTGGCCGTTTTCGTTCTAACTGGGATCTTTCAGCCGCCCGAGCCGTTAGTGTGGTGCACCAGTTAGTGTTGGAGCAAAAAATTGATGCAAACCGTGTTATGGCTGCAGGCCACGCAGAAACGAACCCACTCGTCAGTAATGATACGCCTGAAAATCGCTCCAAAAATAGGCGGGTTGAAATAAAAATACATAACCCTGAATGCAGTGAAGGCACGTTTAACTTTTGA
- a CDS encoding motility protein A, producing MDIATLIGLLTGSSIVILAITAGSSLWDFINLPGLGIVIGGTMGATFIKFRISSVLKSIGLAFRTTFLERTEDPLALIQQVRELASVVRKDGILGLESFEVENAFLKKSINLCVDGHPAEFVEEVLTQEVEQSIERYDVAEKVFRGIAETAPGLGMLGTLIGLVQMLNNMEDPSTIGPAMAVALLTTFYGAFIAQMMAIPLADKLENKAMDEHRNMSLIITSIQSILKGQNPRVLSEVLTAYVHPSQRDLVTKQD from the coding sequence ATGGATATAGCCACCCTTATTGGGCTTCTAACTGGCTCAAGCATTGTTATTTTAGCCATTACCGCCGGCTCGTCGCTCTGGGATTTTATCAATTTACCCGGTTTAGGCATTGTTATTGGCGGTACGATGGGGGCCACGTTTATTAAATTTAGAATATCTTCAGTGCTCAAGTCGATAGGTTTAGCGTTTAGAACGACTTTTCTTGAGAGAACGGAAGACCCTCTCGCGTTAATACAACAAGTGCGTGAGTTAGCCTCGGTCGTGCGTAAGGACGGCATTCTGGGGCTAGAGAGTTTTGAGGTAGAAAATGCTTTTCTAAAGAAAAGTATAAACCTCTGTGTTGATGGGCACCCTGCAGAGTTTGTAGAAGAAGTCTTGACGCAGGAAGTCGAACAGTCGATCGAGCGATATGATGTAGCAGAAAAGGTTTTTCGAGGTATCGCCGAAACTGCGCCAGGGCTGGGTATGTTGGGTACCCTGATTGGCCTGGTTCAAATGCTGAACAATATGGAAGACCCTAGTACCATCGGCCCTGCAATGGCTGTCGCGTTGCTAACTACATTTTACGGTGCTTTTATTGCTCAAATGATGGCGATACCATTGGCTGATAAATTAGAAAATAAAGCGATGGATGAACATCGGAATATGTCGTTGATTATCACCAGTATCCAAAGCATCTTAAAAGGTCAAAACCCAAGAGTCCTCTCGGAAGTGCTAACGGCTTATGTGCACCCTTCACAGCGCGATCTAGTCACAAAGCAAGACTAG